The sequence below is a genomic window from Nicotiana tomentosiformis chromosome 6, ASM39032v3, whole genome shotgun sequence.
aaatcaacaacagtgGAGATCGCAgggaaacaatcaaaattggagcaaccaaggccaagggaattggaatactGGCAACAACAAAAATCCAAGCAATTAGGGTAACAATAATCAAAATTGGGGGAATCAAtttaataaccaaggcaattggggtggcaacaataatagtaattggAGAGGCAATGGaaatcaagggggttggaacaacaataatcaagggaaccgGGGGTCGGGCCCTCAAAGgaccccgatgtatcaacaaaccaacaacccgcctccatatccaTCACAAGGGCAAAGTTCTTCCAACAATAAGATGGGACGAATAgaaagtatgttcaagcaaatgatggaaagaaaCGCCAACtctgatgcccaaatagcctcccacaatacttctatccgcaacttggaagtgcaaatgggtcaaatttctcgagcattgaatactcgccctaagggggcactaccaagtgatacggtagtaaactcgaagggtgggaacaatacaagccatgctatggcggtgactacaaaaagcggtagaggtggagatgcaagtacCTCCAATCCAAGAAAGATTGTGAATGGTGATTTGGTTGTGCAAAAAGATGATGAGATCcaagccaatgatgagaatgtgaataATGAAGTAAGGATAGATATTGATGACACAAAATtatgtgaacccatctagggaacacGTAATAGACATACCGGAAATGATAGTACCCAAAGCCAAGgcccctttgccaaggcctcctccaccgtatCCTCAAAGGTTCGCAAAGTAAAATaacgagaaccaattcaagaaattcattgatatgatgaaaagtttgtccataaatgtacctttggttgaagctctagaacaaacgccgggatatgccaagttcatgaaggacttggtaacaaaTAAGACGTCAATGAACTGTGAGACGATCAAAATGatacatcaagtgagtgccattgtgcatTACATGGATCCAAAGCTACaagatcccggtgcctttacaattccatgcactatcGGTAGTGCCAATTTTGCCAAAGCCTTGTGCGATTtgggagcgagcattaatttgatgccatattctgtgttcaagacattgtggattgggaaaccaagacctacTTCAATGTTGTTCCAAATGGCGGACCGAACAATGAAGAGGACATtagggataattgatgatgtgctagttcgggtcgacaagttcatacttcccacagattttgtgatactcgactatgaggttgactatgaggtgccaatcattttggggagacctttcctagcaacaTGGAAGCcattggttgatgtggaagctaGGGAGCTCACCTTCTGGGTGGGCAATAAAAAGgttgtgttccacgtgtgcaagtcaatgaggcagcctaatagcaatgaagtatgctcttttgtggatcttgtgacgaAGGTGATTGTTCATGACACGAATGCtatgatcaatgtggaagaccctcTAGAAGCTGTGTTGTTAAATCATGAGGATGATGAGAAGGTAGTCTTGATAGAATGtgcaaatgctttgcaaggaatgggatcc
It includes:
- the LOC138894796 gene encoding uncharacterized protein, with the translated sequence MKSLSINVPLVEALEQTPGYAKFMKDLVTNKTSMNCETIKMIHQVSAIVHYMDPKLQDPGAFTIPCTIGSANFAKALCDLGASINLMPYSVFKTLWIGKPRPTSMLFQMADRTMKRTLGIIDDVLVRVDKFILPTDFVILDYEVDYEVPIILGRPFLATWKPLVDVEARELTFWVGNKKVVFHVCKSMRQPNSNEVCSFVDLVTKVIVHDTNAMINVEDPLEAVLLNHEDDEKVVLIECANALQGMGSYTYGPLNFPWTLRTRRLRQQSPQSRSH